One Peterkaempfera bronchialis DNA window includes the following coding sequences:
- a CDS encoding ABC transporter permease: MTLYGSIASGSFRRYSTYRAATFAGIFTNSVFGFILTYTYIALWNARPGLGGYDTSAAVTYIWTSQALLATVAIWGGGFQDDLQARIRNGDIAIDLYRPVDLQSWWLAGDLGRAGFQLLTRGAAPLTVGALAFHLRLPRNAGTWAAFLLSVGLAVLVSFAIRYLVSLTGFWLLDADGVRSMVTIAGMFLSGMLLPITLFPGALGELARVLPWSAMVQIPTDVLLERRTGQGLAAGLGFQLLWAVLLLAAGRAVQRGAARRVVVQGG; this comes from the coding sequence CTGACGCTCTACGGATCCATCGCCAGCGGCTCCTTCCGCCGCTACTCCACCTACCGGGCCGCGACCTTCGCGGGCATCTTCACCAACAGCGTCTTCGGCTTCATCCTCACCTACACCTACATCGCCCTCTGGAACGCCCGGCCCGGACTCGGCGGATACGACACCTCGGCCGCCGTCACCTACATCTGGACCAGCCAGGCGCTGCTGGCCACCGTCGCCATCTGGGGCGGCGGCTTCCAGGACGACCTGCAGGCCCGGATCCGCAACGGCGACATCGCCATCGACCTCTACCGGCCCGTCGACCTCCAGTCCTGGTGGCTGGCCGGTGACCTGGGCCGAGCCGGCTTCCAGCTGCTCACCCGGGGTGCGGCGCCGCTGACCGTCGGCGCGCTCGCCTTCCACCTGCGGCTGCCCCGGAACGCGGGCACCTGGGCGGCGTTCCTGCTCTCCGTCGGCCTTGCCGTCCTGGTCAGCTTCGCCATCCGCTATCTGGTCTCCCTCACCGGCTTCTGGCTGCTGGACGCCGACGGGGTGCGGTCGATGGTGACCATCGCGGGCATGTTCCTCTCCGGCATGCTGCTCCCGATCACCCTCTTCCCCGGGGCGCTGGGCGAGCTGGCGCGGGTGCTGCCCTGGTCGGCGATGGTGCAGATCCCCACCGATGTGCTGCTGGAACGGCGCACCGGCCAGGGGCTGGCCGCCGGGCTCGGCTTCCAGCTGCTCTGGGCGGTGCTGCTGCTGGCCGCCGGACGGGCCGTGCAGCGCGGGGCCGCTCGGAGGGTGGTGGTCCAGGGTGGCTGA